The following are from one region of the Salvia splendens isolate huo1 chromosome 2, SspV2, whole genome shotgun sequence genome:
- the LOC121759280 gene encoding probable methionine--tRNA ligase, translating into MGDHSAAAKLPIPGKRNVLITSALPYVNNVPHLGNIIGCVLSADVFARYCRMRGYNTLYICGTDEYGTATETKALEEGCSPKEICDKYHAIHKEVYKWFNISFDEFGRTSSPQQTEVCQSIFKKLWDNNWLVENTMQQLYCDTCNRFLADRLVEGNCPTPGCNYDSARGDQCEKCGKLLNPTELLDPKCKVCRNTPRIRDTDHLFLELPLLKDKLEEYVSSMSVAGGWSQNAIQATYAWLREGLKQRCITRDLKWGVPVPHDKYKDKVFYVWFDAPIGYVSITSCHTPEWEKWWKNPEDVELYQFMGKDNVPFHTVIFPSTLLGTGENWTMMKTISVTEYLNYETGKFSKSKGVGVFGNDAKDTNIPVEVWRYYLLTNRPEVSDTLFTWSDLQAKLNSELLSNLGNFVNRVLSFIAKDPASGYGSVIPDAPGADSHPLTKALGDKVGIYVEQYIEAMEKVKLKQGLKIAMSISGEGNAYLQESQFWKLYKEDRPSCSVVMKTSTGLVYLLACLLEPFMPSFTLEVLKQLNFPLEAQISFSDEKGDVERAKRPWEFIPAHHRIGTPSPLFRELKDEEVEFYREKFAGSQADRLVKAEAEAKKITEKLTEAKISDGKTSKKDKTKKPAASKPKVSAPTDAEISISRLDIRVGLITKAQKHPDADSLYVEEIDVGEPQPRTVVSGLVKYIPLEEMQNRKVCVLCNLKPAAMRGIKSQAMVLAASNSDHTKVELVEPPQGAAVGERVTFPGIEGLPDDVLNPKKKVWETLQVDLHSDKDLVACYKDLPLTTSAGVCKVSSIAEGSIR; encoded by the exons ATGGGCGATCACAGCGCCGCCGCCAAGCTTCCGATTCCCGGGAAGCGGAATGTCCTCATCACCAGCGCTCTGCCTTATGTCAATAACGTTCCCCATCTCGGAAACATCATCGGAT GCGTGCTTAGCGCCGATGTGTTCGCGAGGTACTGCCGGATGAGGGGTTATAATACGCTCTACATTTGTGGTACGGATGAATATGGGACCGCGACTGAGACCAAGGCGTTGGAGGAAGGGTGCTCACCGAAGGAAATTTGTGACAA ATACCATGCTATCCACAAAGAGGTATATAAGTGGTTCAACATAAGCTTTGATGAGTTTGGTCGCACGTCAAGTCCACAGCAGACTGAAGTTTGTCAATCAATTTTCAAGAAACTTTGGGACAATAATTGGCTTGTAGAGAACACAATGCAACAG CTCTATTGCGATACATGTAATAGATTCTTGGCTGATAGGCTTGTAGAGGGTAATTGCCCGACACCTGGTTGTAATTATGACTCTGCACGTGGTGATCAATGTGAAAAGTGTGGGAAGCTCTTGAATCCCACGGAACTATTAGATCCAAAGTGCAAG GTTTGTCGCAATACTCCGCGCATCCGTGATACAGATCACCTGTTTCTTGAACTTCCTCTGCTGAAGGATAAATTAGAGGAGTATGTCAGCAGCATGTCAGTGGCTGGAGGATGGAGTCAGAATGCTATCCAAGCAACATATGCTTGGCTTAGAGAAGGGCTGAAACAACGATGTATAACTAGAGATTTGAAGTGGGGAGTTCCTGTTCCACATGATAAATATAAGGACAAG GTATTCTATGTCTGGTTTGATGCACCTATTGGATATGTCTCAATCACTTCGTGCCACACGCCTGAATGGGAAAAGTGGTGGAAGAATCCTGAAGATGTGGAGCTGTACCAGTTCATGGGCAAGGATAATGTTCCTTTTCATACT GTTATATTCCCTTCCACTCTTCTTGGAACTGGTGAAAACTGGACTATGATGAAAACCATCAGTGTTACAGAATACTTGAACTACGAAACAG GGAAGTTCTCAAAGAGCAAGGGTGTTGGAGTCTTTGGAAATGATGCAAAAGACACTAATATTCCTGTTGAGGTGTGGAGATACTATCTTCTGACAAATAGACCAGAG gTATCAGACACTTTATTCACGTGGTCTGACTTGCAAGCGAAGTTGAACAGTGAGCTACTGAGCAATCTAGGAAATTTTGTCAACCGAGTCTTGAGTTTTATTGCGAAGGACCCAG CTTCAGGATATGGTTCTGTCATTCCTGATGCTCCGGGTGCGGATTCTCATCCATTGACTAAAGCACTAGGAGACAAAGTTGGCATTTATGTAGAACAGTACATAGAAGCAATGGAGAAG GTGAAACTAAAGCAAGGGTTGAAGATTGCTATGAGTATATCTGGGGAAGGCAACGCTTATTTGCAA GAAAGCCAATTCTGGAAGCTTTACAAGGAGGATCGACCTTCTTGTTCCGTGGTCATGAAAACATCAACAGGACTTGTGTATCTCCTTGCATGCCTCTTAGAACCTTTTATGCCTTCATTCACCCTTGAG GTACTTAAGCAGCTCAATTTTCCACTAGAAGCACAAATATCATTTTCTGATGAAAAAGGTGATGTTGAACGGGCTAAAAGACCTTGGGAGTTCATACCCGCTCACCATAGAATTGGAACTCCGTCCCCATTGTTCAGAGAACTG AAAGATGAAGAAGTAGAATTCTACAGAGAAAAATTTGCTGGAAGTCAAGCTGATAGGCTTGTGAAAGCTGAAGCCGAAGCAAAGAAAATCACTGAAAAACTTACCGAAGCCAAAATATCAg ATGGCAAAACATCGAAGAAGGATAAAACTAAGAAACCTGCAGCATCCAAGCCCAAGGTCTCTGCTCCTACTGATGCTGAGATTTCTATTAGTAGACTAGATATTCGTGTTGGTCTCATTACAAAGGCTCAGAAACATCCCGATGCTGATTCTTTATATGTTGAAGAGATTGACGTTGGTGAGCCACAGCCTCGCACGGTTGTTAGTGGCCTTGTCAAGTATATACCCCTTGAAGAAATGCAG AATCGGAAGGTTTGCGTTCTTTGTAACCTGAAGCCAGCTGCGATGAGGGGCATAAAATCTCAAGCAATGGTCCTTGCAGCTTCTAATAGTGATCACACTAAG GTGGAGTTGGTCGAACCTCCCCAAGGAGCTGCCGTTGGTGAAAGGGTGACGTTCCCAGGGATTGAAGGCTTGCCAGATGATGTCCTAAATCCCAAGAAGAAGGTGTGGGAAACACTCCAAGTGGATTTGCACAGTGACAAGGATTTGGTGGCTTGCTATAAAGATTTGCCACTTACAACCTCAGCAGGTGTCTGCAAGGTTTCGTCCATCGCTGAAGGTTCAATCCGGTAG
- the LOC121771343 gene encoding glycine-rich protein DOT1-like, which produces MAFKVALIGFFLVMFLLISSQLAHSFDPDNTVNDDNYDDQYGGGRGGGGGSGSGGGGGSGGGGGGGSGGGGGSGNGGGYGGGSGSGSGGGYGGGSGSGSGGGYGRGGGGGSGRGGGYGRGGGGGSCRHGCCRCCTYAGEEKIDDQP; this is translated from the exons ATGGCTTTCAAAGTTGCTTTGATAGGTTTTTTCTTAGTtatgtttcttttgatttcttCACAACTGGCACACTCCTTTGACCCCG ACAATACAGTCAATGATGACAACTATGATGATCAGTACGgcggaggaagaggaggaggcggaggcaGTGGcagtggaggaggtggtggcaGTGGTGGAGGCGGAGGTGGTGGCAGTGGCGGAGGCGGTGGCTCGGGCAATGGAGGCGGATATGGGGGCGgaagtggtagtggtagtggggGCGGATACGGAGGTGGAAGTGGTAGTGGTAGCGGGGGCGGATATGGCCGTGGTGGCGGAGGAGGTTCTGGCCGTGGTGGCGGATATGGGCGTGGTGGCGGTGGGGGGTCCTGCCGTCACGGCTGTTGTCGTTGCTGCACCTATGCTGGTGAAGAGAAGATAGATGATCAGCCCTAG
- the LOC121782785 gene encoding probable LRR receptor-like serine/threonine-protein kinase At3g47570, translating into MANLMTFLLSLPLFFFFLLFTTLLPPATCSTNQTDQLSLLAIKSSLQDPQGALSSWNQTLPLCSWRGIQCRRNRVVTLTLSSLGIFGNLSPHIGNLSLLTNITLNNNSLQGQIPPQITLLTKLRFLDFSNNSFMGELPKNLSQCPNLVQLAFSRNFISGTIPNELGFLPKLQHISFSRNRFSGFIPSSIGNITTLQRLSLGSCRLAGEIPESLGRLHRLEFLQLSENSFTGSIPHALFNISRIEYFDVSHNSLEGVIPSTIGVTLPSLGALLLEQNHFSGPIPNSISNASLIEWLILSFNYFTGPIPNLESLTLLQNFLLISNLIEDDMSFISSLTNSTNLEWFDVSKNMLSGSLPESLANLSIHINMFYIQKNHIHGNIPVDIGNLGNLQMVDMSHNLLDGPIPMSMSKLSNLQSLRMRRNRFRGELPSMFGNMTVLSRFQLDGNELSGNVPSSLGNCTKLLELDLSENKFTGLIPREIMRLSSLSIVLNLSHNALEGSIPSEIGSFRNLVALDLSSNRLSGVIPTSLSSCISLQWLYLDKNLLHGEIPEGMSTLMGLRELDLARNNLSGLIPSFLGSLKLQKLNLSFNRLQGEIPTRGVFTNRSSIFLDGNLGLCGGIEELVFPPCKGVESSKEKLSTLWKILIPILVVGGLCIVILVFFKYKKLQENACPFVDTIVVQPFMRFSYADLVKATNGFSESNVLGFGRFGSVYKAILDDDNDTTVAVKVLNLDVKGASKTFMAECRALGGIRHRNLVKLVSVCDTVDFKGNDFKALVYEFKVNGSLDKWLHNNEEESGEDFKSLSIIQRLNIALDIAQGIEYLHFGSGSSIIHGDLKPSNIILDHDMIACVGDFGLAKVVSNILPSSCESNTSSIGIKGTVGYIPPEYGLLCSVSMLGDIYSFGIIILEMFTNKRPTDNLFGGEANLHRYVSSNLPHRLVEIIDPKLGKGALKMEFIVRVLNIGVSCSKENPRDRMPINLVVNELAGILAQCMN; encoded by the exons ATGGCAAACTTGATGACATTTCTTCTTTCTCTAccactcttcttcttcttcctcctcttcacCACCCTTCTTCCACCTGCAACATGTTCCACCAACCAAACAGACCAACTCTCACTACTAGCCATCAAATCCAGCCTTCAAGATCCACAGGGAGCTCTCTCTTCATGGAACCAAACACTCCCCTTATGCAGCTGGAGAGGCATCCAATGCCGCCGCAACAGAGTCGTCACCTTAACCTTGTCGTCTCTAGGCATTTTCGGAAACCTCTCCCCCCACATAGGTAACCTCTCTCTTCTCACCAACATCACCCTCAATAACAACTCTCTCCAAGGCCAAATTCCTCCACAAATCACTCTCTTAACCAAACTTCGGTTTCTTGATTTTAGCAACAATTCCTTCATGGGTGAATTACCAAAAAACTTGTCACAGTGCCCCAACCTGGTGCAGCTTGCTTtctctaggaatttcatttccgGAACCATACCTAATGAGCTAGGCTTCTTGCCCAAACTCCAACATATATCCTTTTCAAGAAACCGATTTTCCGGTTTTATCCCTTCATCCATTGGTAACATAACAACCCTCCAAAGGCTGTCTTTAGGATCATGCCGTTTGGCCGGAGAGATTCCCGAGTCACTCGGCCGCCTCCACCGCCTTGAATTTCTTCAGTTGAGTGAAAATAGTTTCACTGGTAGTATTCCTCATGCTCTATTTAATATATCTCGCATTGAATATTTTGATGTTTCTCATAATAGTCTTGAAGGAGTTATTCCTTCTACTATTGGTGTCACACTTCCTAGTCTTGGTGCTCTACTTCTTGAACAAAACCATTTTAGTGGGCCAATTCCTAATTCTATCTCAAATGCTTCACTGATTGAGTGGCTCATCTTGTCCTTTAATTATTTCACTGGACCTATACCAAACCTTGAGAGCCTCACTTTACTTCAAAATTTCCTCTTAATTTCAAACTTAATTGAAGATGATATGAGCTTCATTTCATCATTGACAAATTCCACCAATTTAGAGTGGTTCGATGTTAGTAAGAACATGTTGAGTGGTTCTTTGCCGGAATCCCTAGCCAATTTGTCCATTCATATCAATATGTTTTACATACAAAAGAATCACATACATGGAAACATTCCTGTAGACATTGGAAACCTTGGTAATCTTCAAATGGTCGATATGTCTCACAATCTTCTTGATGGCCCAATTCCCATGTCAATGTCAAAGCTATCGAATTTGCAAAGCCTTCGTATGAGAAGAAACAGATTCAGAGGGGAACTACCATCTATGTTTGGGAACATGACTGTTTTGAGTCGATTCCAACTTGATGGGAATGAGCTTTCTGGAAATGTGCCTTCCAGCCTTGGCAACTGCACCAAGTTGCTAGAGTTAGACCTCTCCGAAAACAAGTTCACTGGTTTGATCCCTCGAGAAATCATGAGACTTTCGTCTCTTTCCATTGTTCTTAATCTGTCTCACAATGCTCTTGAGGGTTCTATCCCAAGTGAAATTGGCTCTTTTAGAAACCTCGTGGCTTTGGACTTGTCTAGCAATAGATTGTCTGGAGTGATTCCCACCTCTTTGAGCAGTTGCATTAGCTTGCAATGGCTCTACCTCGATAAGAATCTTCTTCATGGAGAGATTCCTGAAGGAATGAGCACTTTGATGGGCTTACGAGAGTTGGATCTAGCGAGGAACAATCTGTCTGGTTTGATTCCCTCGTTTTTGGGAAGTTTGAAGCTTCAAAAGCTCAACTTGTCTTTCAATAGGCTACAAGGAGAAATTCCCACAAGAGGAGTTTTTACTAATAGAAGTTCAATTTTTCTTGATGGAAACCTAGGTTTATGTGGTGGAATTGAAGAGTTGGTGTTCCCTCCTTGCAAAGGAGTAGAATCATCCAAGGAAAAATTGTCCACTTTGTGGAAGATCTTGATCCCAATATTGGTTGTTGGAGGCTTATGCATTGTGATTTTAGTATTTTTCAAGTACAAAAAATTACAAGAAAATGCTTGTCCTTTTGTAGATACCATTGTTGTCCAACCATTCATGAGGTTTTCTTATGCGGATCTCGTTAAAGCAACAAATGGATTCTCAGAGAGTAACGTGCTTGGTTTTGGGAGATTTGGGTCCGTTTACAAAGCTATTCTTGATGATGATAATGACACAACTGTAGCAGTCAAAGTGCTCAATCTTGATGTTAAAGGGGCCTCAAAGACATTCATGGCAGAGTGTAGAGCATTGGGAGGCATAAGGCATAGGAATTTGGTGAAACTTGTAAGTGTTTGCGATACTGTGGACTTCAAAGGCAATGATTTCAAAGCATTGGTGTATGAATTCAAAGTCAACGGGAGTTTAGACAAATGGCTTCACAACAACGAGGAAGAAAGTGGTGAAGATTTCAAGAGTCTTAGCATAATCCAAAGGCTTAACATTGCCTTAGATATTGCTCAAGGGATTGAGTACCTTCACTTTGGTAGTGGCTCATCTATTATCCATGGTGATTTGAAGCCTAGCAACATTATCTTGGATCATGACATGATTGCTTGTGTTGGGGATTTCGGATTAGCTAAGGTTGTCTCAAACATACTTCCATCATCATGTGAAAGCAACACGAGTTCCATTGGGATCAAGGGTACCGTAGGCTATATCCCTCCAG AATATGGATTGTTGTGCTCGGTATCTATGCTAGGGGATATATATAGTTTCGGAATCATCATTCTGGAGATGTTCACAAATAAAAGACCTACCGATAATTTGTTTGGTGGTGAGGCAAATCTCCACAGATATGTGAGCTCTAATTTGCCACACAGATTAGTGGAAATTATCGATCCAAAATTAGGCAAAGGAGCTTTGAAAATGGAGTTTATAGTTCGTGTTTTAAACATTGGAGTGTCATGCTCAAAGGAGAATCCAAGAGATAGGATGCCAATTAATCTTGTTGTCAATGAATTGGCCGGCATCCTAGCTCAATGTATGAACTAA